The Microcystis aeruginosa NIES-843 sequence TCCATAAACGCCTCCTTGATTATTATTAATTGTCGAGTTGATTGCAATTAGTGTTCCGCCTGAATTGTCAACGCCTCCGCCTTCCTGAAAACTACTACCACTAGCTATATTATTACTAACCACGCTACCCTGACGGAGATAGACAAAACCACGATTCTGAATACCACCACCATTGCTAGAAGAACCAAGTGCCTTATTTCCACTTACAGTTGTGTTGTATAAGTCAAGAACACCTGTCGCATTAACACTAATACCTGCGCCGGAAGAAGATATAATTCCCCCGGTTACTACGACATTCTGTAAGCTTAATGCACCTCCACTGAGAACATGAAAAACCCGATCAGAATTTAATAATCCTGACGCATCAATAGTAGCTTTTTGTCCATTAAATGCTCCAATATAAAGCACATTATTACGAGACTTAATATCTAAGTCTCCCTTTTTTCCCTCATTTTCATTAACGCCATTACTCGTTAGAGTATAGGTTAAGCCTCCTGTTAAATGAATTTCATATTCAGTATTCGGGTTAGCATTAGCAATTAAGATCGCATCCCGCAAAGATAATCCATTATCAGCATTGCCATCATTTTGATCGGCGGTCGTATTAACGGTTAAAATAGTTGGTGCAGATTTTTCTACAGGAACATCATTTCCTGTGATTGTAATATTGGCAAAGTCATTTTCAGTTGTAATTCTTGCTACTTCTTGCGTTGTTAAATCTACTCCACGAACTAATGCTGCGAAATATTCTCCCTCATCTCCCGCGCTATCCACCTGATTAATTTGAGCATCCACATAATGCCCAATTTCTTCTAAAATTACATTAATTATCGTTGCTGACGAGGCCGTATTCAAAAAAGATGCTGATAGATAAATCTTATTCTTACTGCTGGAATATGCACCATTCGCAGTCCCCAAAACCTCATCACTGAGTACCTCAATTGGGGGAAGTTGACTAAAATTTCGACTTTGCCACTGTTGTCGTAATTGCGTCGCCTTAACCACATCATAACTTGTCCCAAAAGCGGTTTCTAAATTCACCCAAAAGCCATCAGATTGAGCGAAATTGAACAAAACATCGTCAACAGCAGGAAGAATCGGCAACAGGGTAGAAGTCATGACGTTAACTGCAACAGTTTATTGCTAACAATTTTAGCCTAACAAGTGCAAATTTTTCAAGGGTGCTGTAACAGAAATTAATATTGATTACAAGAAAACGGGTTTCTTTAAGAAACCCGTTTTCTAAGAAACCCGTTTTCTAGATATTGATTTTTGCCAAAGACTGCTTAAATTCTGCGAGAGAATTAGCGGTAGCTGCTAATTTTAGTAGCTCTTCTAAGATAGTAGGGTTAGTCATTTTGCCGATTATCTCTTCAATTTCTGAAGAAATCTGTCCAAACCGCACAGTTAAAACTGTTTTTATGTCATCACGGCTTTTTTCTAGCACCCCAATTTCTTTACCGCGTTCGATTCCTCGTAACTCCATATTACTCATTAAAGGCATGGTTTTTTCCTCCTCAAATTGTTTAATTTTACTCTCTAAGCTTGACTGCAATTCAGGGGATAAAGTCATCATATTGTCGATGATTTCAAACAGTTTAATTATCTGTTCCCTCTCGAACTCCTTTTCATATAATCCCCTGATTAACTTCCACTTCCACTGTTCCCGTTGTGGCAGCTTCCCAGTAGTCGCTTTTGTTTTCAGGTGTGCCATGACTATCATAGCAAAAGGATTGCTACTTGCTTCTAGTTCTGTCCATCTTTCCTCATAGTCCAGTAATTTAACCGTTGGGAATTTGAGGCTGACTTCACAACCGGCGATAGTATAATTATAGGAATCTGGTCGCCAATTTACTCGTTCATCTCCTAATATAGCGAGACTGATAACCGGTTTCTGATACAAATCAAAGGCCCGATAGTTATAAATATACATCCTCTGAGGAAAATTTTCTTCGTATTGACTTTGAATTTCAATATGAATCAAAATCCAGACTTCTTCACCCCTGAGTAACCAAACTTTATAGAGTTTGTCAGCGAAACGTTTTTTGGTCTTTGCTGAAGCGGTAATCCGTTTGAGTTCTTTTTCTAGGGATTCGGGAATTTTTGTCCAATCAATTAATTGGTGAACTTCAGGAAAAAAGAAGTATAAAAACGCTTCAAAATACTCGCTTAATGCTTCTTTCCAGGGTTCATCATAATTGGCGGTTGTTGGGTTCATTTGAGTTGTTTGCTTACTCGTAGGCTGTGAAGCGCGATAGCGTAACGCACCGATTTAATAATAGAGGTGGTGGTGGTAATCTGGGGATTTTGTGGTAAAAAAGCGGATATTTGTTCGATTCCGTCTTGATTGGGAGAGAGAATAACCGTGGCGACTTCTGGAATTACTCCAGCTTGGAGACTTTGATAATCGCTAACACCAGCATCGAGGAAAACTACGGTAGCGGTTAAACGCTGATTTCTCACACTATCCACCCGATTAGCTTGACTCAAGCCATCAGATTGAGCAAAATTGAACAAAACATCGTCAACAGCAGGAAAGCTCGGCAACAGGGTAGAAGTCATGACGTTAACTGCAAAGGATTAATGCGACTATTTTATGCAAACAATCGCCAATTTTTCAAGGGGGATATAACAAAAATTAACATTATACAGAAAACGGGTTTCTTTAAGAAACCCGTTTTCTAAGAAACCCGTTTTCTAGATATTGATTTTAGCCAAAGACTGCTTAAATTCTGCGAGAGAATTAGCGGTAGCTGCTAATTTAACAATCCCTTGTAATGTAGATAGTACCGAAACTTTATTCAGGTATTGTTCCACATCTAAAGGAACTTCACCTAAGCGAGCTTGCAAAACTGTTTTGACAAAATCACGAGCATTTTCTAACGCTCCGATTTCCTTGCCTATTTCTTTACCGCGTTCTATCCCTCGTAACTCCCCAATTTCCTTGCCAATTTCCTTACCGATTTCCTTACCGCGTTCTATTCCTCGTAACTCCATATTACTCATTAAAGGCATCGTTCTTTCCTCCTCAAATTGTTTGATTTTACTCTCTAAACTTGACTGCAATTCAGGGGATAAAGTCATCATATTGTCGATGATTTCAAACAGTTTAATTATCTGTTCTCTCTCGAACTCCTTTTCATATAATCCCCTGATTAACTTCCACTTCCACTGTTCCCGTTGTGGCAGCTTCCCAGTAGTTGCTTTTGTTTTCAGGTGTGCCATGACTATTATAGCAAAGGGATTGCTACTTGCTTCTAGTTCTGACCATCTTTCCTCATAGTCCAGTAATTTAACCGTTGGGAATTTGAGGCTGACTTCACAACCAGCGATAGTATAATTATAGGAATCTGGTCGCCAATTTACTCGTTCATCTCCTAATATAGCGAGACTGATAACTGGTTTCTGATACAAATCAAAGGCCCGATAGTTATAAATATACATCCTCTGAGGGAAATTTTCTTCGTATTGACTTTGAATTTCAATATGAATCAAAATCCAGACTTCTTCACCCCTGAGTAACCAAACTTTATAGAGTTTGTCAGCGAAACGTTTTTTTGTCTTTGCTGAAGCGGTAATCCGTTTAAGTTCTTTTTCTAGGGATTCGGGAATTTTTGTCCAATCAATTAGTTGGTGAACTTCAGGAAAGAAGAAGCATAAAAACGCTTCAAAATACTCGCTTAATGCTTCTTTCCAGGGTTCATCATAATTGGCGGTTGTTGGGTTCATTTGAGTTGTTTGCTTACTCGTAGGCTGTGAAGCGCGATAGCGTAACGCACCGATTTAATAATAGAGGTGGTGGTGGTAATCTGGGGATTTTGTGGTAAAAAAGCGGATATTTGTTCGATTCCGTCTTGATTGGGAGAGAGAATAACCGTGGCGACTTCTGGAATTACTCCAGCTTGGAGACTTTGATAATCGCTAACACCAGCATCGAGGAAAACTACGGTAGCGGTTAAACGCTGATTTCTCACACTATCCACCCGATTAGCTTGACTCAAGCCATCAGATTGAGCAAAATTGAACAAAACATCGTCAACAGCAGGAAAGCTCGGCAACAGGGTAGAAGTCATGACGTTAACTGCAAAGGATTAATGCGACTATTTTATGCAAACAATCGCCAATTTTTCAAGGGGGATATAACAAAAATTAACATTATACAGAAAACGGGTTTCTTTAAGAAACCCGTTTTCTAAGAAACCCGTTTTCTAGATATTGATTTTAGCCAAAGACTGCTTAAATTCTGCGAGAGAATTAGCGGTAGCTGCTAATTTTAGTAGCTCTTCTAAGATAGTAGGGTTAGTCATTTTGCCGATTATCTCTTCAATTTCTGAAGAAATCTGTCCAAACCGCACAGTTAAAACTGTTTTTATGGCATCGCGGCTTTTTTGTAACGCGCCAATTTCTTTACCAATTTCCTTACCTATTTCTTTACCGCGTTCTATCCCTCGTAACTCCCCAATTTCCTTGCCAATTTCCTTACCGATTTCCTTACCGCGTTCTATTCCTCGTAACTCCATATTACTCATTAAAGGCATCGTTCTTTCCTCCTCAAATTGTTTGATTTTACTCTCTAAACTTGACTGCAATTCAGGGGATAAAGTCATCATATTGTCGATGATTTCAAACAGTTTAATTATCTGTTCCCTCTCGAACTCCTTTTCATATAATCCCCTGATTAACTTCCACTTCCACTGTTCCCGTTGTGGCAGCTTCCCAGTAGTCGCTTTTGTTTTCAGGTGTGCCATGACTATTATAGCAAAGGGATTGCTACTTGCTTCTAGTTCTGACCAGCTTTCCTCATAGTCCAGTAATTTAACCGTTGGGAATTTGAGGCTGACTTCACAACCGGCGATAGTATAATTATAGGAATCTGGTCGCCAATTTACTCGTTCATCTCCTAATATAGCGAGACTGATAACCGGTTTCTGATACAAATCAAAGGCCCGATAGTTATAAATATACATCCTCTGAGGAAAATTTTCTTCGTATTGACTTTGAATTTCAATATGAATCAAAATCCAGACTTCTTCACCCCTGAGTAACCAAACTTTATAGAGTTTGTCAGCGAAACGTTTTTTGGTCTTTGCTGAAGCGGTAATCCGTTTGAGTTCTTTTTCTAGGGATTCGGGAATTTTTGTCCAATCAATTAATTGGTGAACTTCAGGAAAAAAGAAGTATAAAAACGCTTCAAAATACTCGCTTAATGCTTCTTTCCAGGGTTCATCATAATTGGCGGTTGTTGGGTTCATTTGAGTTGTTTGCTTACTCGTAGGCTGTGAAACGCGATAGCGTAACGCACCGATTTAATAATAGAGGTGAATGGTGGTAATCTGGGGATTTTGTGGTAAAAAAGCGGATATTTGTTCGATTCCGTCTTGATTGGGAGTGAGAATAACGGTGGCGACTTCTGGAATTACTCCAGCTTGGAGACTTTGATAATCGCTAACACCAGCATCGAGGAAAACTACGGTAGCGGTTAAACGCTGATTTCTCACACTATCCACCCGATTAGCTTGACTCAAGCCATCAGATTGAGCAAAATTGAACAAAACATCGTCAACAGCAGGAAAGCTCGGCAACAGGATAGAAGTCATGACGTTAACTGCAAAGGATTAATGCGACTATTTTATGCAAACAATCGCCAATTTTTCAAGGGGGATATAACAAAAATTAACATTATACAGAAAACGGGTTTCTTTAAGAAACCCGTTTTCTAAGAAACCCGTTTTCTAGATATTGATTTTTGCCAAAGACTGCTTAAATTCTGCGAGAGAATTAGCGGTAGCTGCTAATTTTAGTAGCTCTTCTAAGATAGTAGGGTTAGTCATTTTGCCGATTATCTCTTCAATTTCTGAAGAAATCTGTCCAAACCGCACAGTTAAAACTGTTTTTATGGCATCGCGGCTTTTTTGTAACGCGCCAATTTCTTTACCAATTTCCTTACCTATTTCTTTACCGCGTTCTATTCCTCGTAACTCCCCAATTTCCTCACCAATTTTCCTTCCTCGTAACTCCATATTACTTACTAAAGGCATGGTTCTTTCCTCCTCAAATTGTTTGATTTTACTCTCTAAGCTTGACTGCAATTCAGGGGATAAAGTCATCATATTGTCGATGATTTCAAACAGTTTAATTATCTGTTCCCTCTCGAACTCCTTTTCATATAATCCCCTGATTAACTTCCACTTCCACTGTTCCCGTTGTGGCAGCTTCCCAGTAGTCGCTTTTGTTTTCAGGTGTGCCATGACTATTATAGCAAAAGGATTGCTGCTTGCTTCCAATTAGTCACTGATAACTGATAACTGATAACTGATAACTGAATAGAGTTTGTCAGCGAAACGTTTTTTTGTCTTTGCTGAAGCGGTAATCCGTTTAAGTTCTTTTTCTAGGGATTCGGGAATTTTTGTCCAATCAATTAGTTGGTGAACTTCAGGAAAGAAGAAGCATAAAAACGCTTCAAAATACTCGCTTAATGCTTCTTTCCAGGGTTCATCATAATTGGCGGTTTGTGATGTCATGTTTTAGGTTGTAACTCTATTGTATAATCTCATCCGAGATGTCAGTACAAGGGGGATGCTTCCCGCGTTAACCCTTCTCTTTCAATCAAAACTCACTTGAAGTCCAGAAAACGGGTTTCTTAAAGAAACCCGTTTTCTCGATAATGGTGTTGAGACTGAAGCTTATCTGTTAATTCCCCCCTGAAAATGACAATTTTACAGGGTAATTAAAGTATTTAACCAATTGATTAAATCTTCAACCGTAGAAAAATCGAATAAAGCTTCTCCTAATACTTCGACATCATCAATACTTAACTGCATAATTTTAGTTTCCAATGAAGGATTAATCTCCCCTAACTTGCGTTTAATTTGACGAAGAATCAATGTCTTTTCGCGTTCGATACCTTGTTCGATACCTTGTTCAATACCTTGTTCAATACCTTGTTCAATACCCCGTTCGATACCTTGTTCAATACCTAGTTCAATACCTTGACGCATCCAACTGGTAGTAATTTGCATAACTCCCTCCTGTACGGGTTGACTAAATGTGCTAATCTCTTGTTGAAATTGTATCTCTTCGACCGGATTTAGATTGAGATAAGTATCAATAAATCCAGAAATTAATTCCATTTTCGCAGGATTTAACCTTAAAGTAATTAACAAGCGCAGACATTCGGCCTTAACTTTTGCTCGCTCTTTCTCGGCAATGTTCATCTTCGCCATCAAAGCTGAAGCAACCGGATTCGGCTGATTGAGAAAATCTCGCCAATTTAATCGATTTAACTGCACTACTTGATAGTTAAATTCTAAGACTTTTAAATCAGGAAAATCGACTACATATTGACTAATCGCTTCTCTTTTTGGCTTTGAATAAGAAAAAATTACAATCGGATAAATCGGTAAGACAAATTTCTCATGAAAGCGAGCAAAATAAGTAAACATTCGCCGGTTAAACCACTTTCGGGAACTTTCCTGCGCCTCTACATGAATCAGAAAAAAAGATTCTTTTCCTCGAAACTTAACCTGTGCGACTAAATCACTTTCATACCTTTCTCCTTCCGTGACATCTGTAAATACTTCTTTGTCTAAAAAAGTAATCGATTCCCTATCTAAATAATCTATCAATTGAGGGAAAAACAACTCGATAAATTCGACAAAAAAGGTGGAGATTAACTCCTTAAATAAGCGATAATGGTCAATATTATTAGTCATGTAATGTCATCTTAACTAATCTGAGCGATGAATGACTACTCTTCTCTGTTGTATTCTGAAAAGTCGGTTTTGGCAACGGATTGTTATGACCTCACCCCCTTAACCTACAGCGATTGCCAAATTCGCCCAAAAACCATCAGATTGAGCAAAATCGAACAAACTATCGTAAACAGCAGGAAAAATCGGCAAAAGAGAAGAAGTCATGACTATAACTGCAAAAGTTTATTGCTAACAGTTTTAGCCCAACAATCCCCAATTTTTCAAGGGTGCTATCACAAAAATTAACATTTATTACAAGAAAACGGGTTTCTCGTAATGTTCACTACCCGATGAAATTGCTCTGGTAAAATGTCCATAATAGACAAGAGAGAATTTACTTATGAGTGTAGCCGACGAAATTTACAAAATCGTGAAATCAATGCCTGAAGATCGAGCGAATAAAATTTTGGATTTTGCAAAGTTTTTGCAAGCTAAACCAGAGTTAGAAGATAAGCCATTAGATTTCCGCGATGCGGCGGGATTGGGGCAAGAAATGTGGCAATCAATTGATGTAGATGCTTATATTCAGCAGGAGCGATCATCATGGGAATAGTTTTACAACCGGGAAATATTGTATTTTTAGATACGGCTCCTTTTATTGACTTTTTCGAGCAACATCCCATCTTTTTTCCTTATATGGAAAAGTTATTTTATGATGTCTCCATTTATCAGGTTAAGGTTATCACTTCGATGATCACTTTTATCGAAATTGTTACCCATCCAGCAAGGATAGGTAATCAGGAGTTGGTAGAACAATACCGGACATATTTCACCCGTTCGAGCCAAATTACTCTGTTACCAATCGATTTATCTATTGCTAAGGAGGCGATCGCTCTTCCTACCCAATACACTCTCAAAACACCCGATGCGATTCAACTGGGAACAGCGATCGCATATTCAGCAACCTACATTATCACTAATGATAGGCAATGGAAACAGTTAACTCATCAAAATGTATTGCTAGTAGATGAAATGTAGCGAATCAGTTCTGGAAATGAATGATTTTACCTCTCCCCCTAACCCCATCTCCTCGTAGGAGAGGGGGAATTGCGACTCCTGCGAGGAGATGGGGAAATACACTGATAACTGTTAACTGTTAACTGAAATTCATACCTGAAAATGACAATTTTACAGGGTAATTAAAGTATTTAACCAATTGATTAAATCTTCAACCGTAGAAAAATCGAATAAAGCTTCTCCTAATACTTCGACATCATCAATACTTAACTGCATAATTTTAGTTTCCAATGAAGGATTAATCTCCCCTAACTTGCGTTTAATTTGACGAAGAATCAATGTCTTTTCCCGTTCAATACCTTGTTCGATACCTTGTTCAATACCTTGTTCAATACCTTGTTCAATACCTTGTTCAATACCCCGTTCGATACCTTGTTCAATACCTAGTTCAATACCTTGACGCATCCAACTGGTAGTAATTTGCATAACTCCCTCCTGTACGGGTTGACTAAATGTGCTAATCTCTTGTTGAAATTGTATCTCTTCGACCGGATTTAGATTGAGATAAGTATCAATAAATCCAGAAATTAATTGCATTCTCGCCGCATCTAACCTTAAAGTAATTAACAAGCGCAGACATTCGGCCTTAACTTTTGCTCGCTCTTTCTCGGCAATGTTCATCTTCGCCATCAAAGCTGAAGCAACCGGATTCGGCTGATTGAGAAAATCTCGCCAATTTAATCGATTTAACTGCACTACTTGATAGTTAAATTCTAAGACTTTTAAATCAGGAAAATCGACTACATATTGACTAATTGCTTCTCTTTTTGGCTTTGAATAAGAAAAAATTACAATCGGATAAATCGGTAAGACAAATTTCTCATGAAAGCGAGCAAAATAAGTAAACATTCGCCGGTTAAACCACTTTCGGGAACTTTCCTGCGCCTCTACATGAATCAGAAAAAAAGATTCTTTTCCTCGAAACTTAACCTGTGCGACTAAATCACTTTCATACCTTTCTCCTTCCGTGACATCGGTAAATACTTCTTTGTCTAAAAAAGTAATCGAGTCCCTATCTAAATAATCTATCAATTGAGGGAAAAACAACTCGATAAATTCGACAAAAAAGGTGGAGATTAACTCCTTAAATAAGCGATCATGGTCAATATTATTAGTCATGTAATGTCATCTTAACTAATCTGAGCGATGAATGACTACTCTTCTCTATTATAGGGTTTGCTGAAAAAGTTTCTCGTGGGGGCAGGGTGTGGGGTGTAGGGTGTAGGGTTTTACCCATTTTCAGGTGGTCAATTACCTAATTTTCAGGGAAAAAGTACCTGAATTTTACCCCCGATCACTCCGATAGCCAGTACTTTTTGATTTCCCAAAAGTCTAAAAGTCTTACCCAACAAGGTTTTTAGATTTATTCAGCAAGCTCTATTATATTCTGAGAAGTCGGTTTTGGCAACGGATTGTTATGACCTTACCCCCTTAACTTACGAGGAGAGGGGGATGCTTCCCGCAAAAAACCCCACAGAAAACGGGTTTCTTGAAGAAACCCGTTTTCTCGATCAGAAATTAATTACATTTTCGCTAGATTTAACCTTAAAGTGATTAACAAGCGCAGACATTCCGCTAACCGATCACAAAAAAAACTGGAGCGAGCGCTTTTCGCCACCCCAGTGCTGTCACGGAATTCAATTCTGTATCTAAATTAACACATTATTGGCAGCAAGCATAATTAAGGAAATTGGAAATTTTTCCGAAAGGGGTTTCCAAAGGCTGTAACCTTTACTGACAGGGGATTTCGAGCCTGATAAGGCTAAAGTTTTTGGAGTCTATCCTCGAAAATTAAACTTCGGCCCTGAGATGTTCCCCCAGATGAACGGTTTTCACCCATTTTAAACGTTTAGGACGCAAAGCCATCCGCAGGCTGACACTGGGAATAATAATAAACCAGTGCATCATATAAATCATGCCACGAATGGTTTGAGCAAGGATGTCCAAACCGAGAGCGAAAGTGAATTTTTTACCCGTATTAACTCGGATTAATCCTGTCACCATCCCCCAGAGAGAAAGGGAAAGAGCCAAACCAGTTAAAGGCGTTAAAATCGGAGCTTGATGACGAGTAATAGTGATTAAAAGATCGGGAATAGCGGCCGCAGGTAAGATATATTGAACGATCAAAAAAGCAATTAAATCAAACTTTTTCGGCCAAGGCATGGGAGACTTTAAAATTGCTTTCCAATAGTCGAGATAACGCTGAAAACCACCTTCGGCCCAACGATTGCGCTGATGCCATAAAGCGATCGCAGTTGTCACCCCTTCTTCCGCTACTGCGGGAAAATTTAAGATATTAATTTTCCAATTATCGATATGGAGACGAATAGTTAAATCAAGATCGTCGGTGATCGTTTGTTCATTCCAACCCCCGCAACGATTTAAGGCACTACGACGGACAAATTGACCATTTCCGCGCAATTCTCCGATCCCTCCCACCGCGATCCGTTGCTGTTGGAAACAGCTATCAAAGATCATTTCTACCGCTTGTCCTTTTGTCCAGAAGTTTTCGGCGGCATTGGCGATCGCTTTTCGCACCTGTACCGCACCCACTTCTCGATCGTCGAACATCGGGACGACATGACGCAGTAAATCGGCGGATAATCCCGCATCGGCATCGAATACGCCGATAATTTCCCCGTTAGTCAGGGATAAAACCTGATTCAAGGCGCCGGATTTGCCACCTCCGGCATTAGCAGGACGATGGAGAATTTGTAATTGGGGATATTCTAGAGCCAGGCGATCGAGAATCGCCCCCGTGTTATCGGTGCTATAGTCATCGACGATCCAAACTTCTAATTTATCTTGGGGGTAGTCTAGATGACAGAGATAATTAACCAGTTTCGTGATTACGGTTTCTTCATTTTTGGCCGCTACTAAGAGGGACACCCTAGGTACAGAGGCTAAATCCTTATCCAGTAAGGGAATTGGCGGCGTTTCTGGTTTCGTGAACAGCAGCCGCAAAGCTTGTCCCGATAGTACCATAGTTAAGGCGATAATTGCCCAATAACCCCAACTAAGCCAATGAAGTCCGATAATTATTGTCCAGATCGC is a genomic window containing:
- a CDS encoding Rpn family recombination-promoting nuclease/putative transposase; this translates as MNPTTANYDEPWKEALSEYFEAFLCFFFPEVHQLIDWTKIPESLEKELKRITASAKTKKRFADKLYKVWLLRGEEVWILIHIEIQSQYEENFPQRMYIYNYRAFDLYQKPVISLAILGDERVNWRPDSYNYTIAGCEVSLKFPTVKLLDYEERWSELEASSNPFAIIVMAHLKTKATTGKLPQREQWKWKLIRGLYEKEFEREQIIKLFEIIDNMMTLSPELQSSLESKIKQFEEERTMPLMSNMELRGIERGKEIGKEIGKEIGELRGIERGKEIGKEIGALENARDFVKTVLQARLGEVPLDVEQYLNKVSVLSTLQGIVKLAATANSLAEFKQSLAKINI
- a CDS encoding glycosyltransferase, producing MAENYWSREDDNEELDPIGSLLSDWSDPEDEEDEFRSEIFQGRSGRRQKAAFSLMAIWTIIIGLHWLSWGYWAIIALTMVLSGQALRLLFTKPETPPIPLLDKDLASVPRVSLLVAAKNEETVITKLVNYLCHLDYPQDKLEVWIVDDYSTDNTGAILDRLALEYPQLQILHRPANAGGGKSGALNQVLSLTNGEIIGVFDADAGLSADLLRHVVPMFDDREVGAVQVRKAIANAAENFWTKGQAVEMIFDSCFQQQRIAVGGIGELRGNGQFVRRSALNRCGGWNEQTITDDLDLTIRLHIDNWKINILNFPAVAEEGVTTAIALWHQRNRWAEGGFQRYLDYWKAILKSPMPWPKKFDLIAFLIVQYILPAAAIPDLLITITRHQAPILTPLTGLALSLSLWGMVTGLIRVNTGKKFTFALGLDILAQTIRGMIYMMHWFIIIPSVSLRMALRPKRLKWVKTVHLGEHLRAEV
- a CDS encoding DUF4351 domain-containing protein, with product MTNNIDHYRLFKELISTFFVEFIELFFPQLIDYLDRESITFLDKEVFTDVTEGERYESDLVAQVKFRGKESFFLIHVEAQESSRKWFNRRMFTYFARFHEKFVLPIYPIVIFSYSKPKREAISQYVVDFPDLKVLEFNYQVVQLNRLNWRDFLNQPNPVASALMAKMNIAEKERAKVKAECLRLLITLRLNPAKMELISGFIDTYLNLNPVEEIQFQQEISTFSQPVQEGVMQITTSWMRQGIELGIEQGIERGIEQGIEQGIEQGIEQGIEREKTLILRQIKRKLGEINPSLETKIMQLSIDDVEVLGEALFDFSTVEDLINWLNTLITL
- a CDS encoding Rpn family recombination-promoting nuclease/putative transposase — encoded protein: MNPTTANYDEPWKEALSEYFEAFLYFFFPEVHQLIDWTKIPESLEKELKRITASAKTKKRFADKLYKVWLLRGEEVWILIHIEIQSQYEENFPQRMYIYNYRAFDLYQKPVISLAILGDERVNWRPDSYNYTIAGCEVSLKFPTVKLLDYEERWTELEASSNPFAMIVMAHLKTKATTGKLPQREQWKWKLIRGLYEKEFEREQIIKLFEIIDNMMTLSPELQSSLESKIKQFEEEKTMPLMSNMELRGIERGKEIGVLEKSRDDIKTVLTVRFGQISSEIEEIIGKMTNPTILEELLKLAATANSLAEFKQSLAKINI
- a CDS encoding DUF4347 domain-containing protein; this encodes MTSILLPSFPAVDDVLFNFAQSDGLSQANRVDSVRNQRLTATVVFLDAGVSDYQSLQAGVIPEVATVILTPNQDGIEQISAFLPQNPQITTIHLYY
- a CDS encoding DUF2281 domain-containing protein, yielding MSVADEIYKIVKSMPEDRANKILDFAKFLQAKPELEDKPLDFRDAAGLGQEMWQSIDVDAYIQQERSSWE
- a CDS encoding type II toxin-antitoxin system VapC family toxin: MGIVLQPGNIVFLDTAPFIDFFEQHPIFFPYMEKLFYDVSIYQVKVITSMITFIEIVTHPARIGNQELVEQYRTYFTRSSQITLLPIDLSIAKEAIALPTQYTLKTPDAIQLGTAIAYSATYIITNDRQWKQLTHQNVLLVDEM
- a CDS encoding DUF4347 domain-containing protein — translated: MTSTLLPSFPAVDDVLFNFAQSDGLSQANRVDSVRNQRLTATVVFLDAGVSDYQSLQAGVIPEVATVILSPNQDGIEQISAFLPQNPQITTTTSIIKSVRYAIALHSLRVSKQLK
- a CDS encoding DUF4351 domain-containing protein, which gives rise to MTNNIDHDRLFKELISTFFVEFIELFFPQLIDYLDRDSITFLDKEVFTDVTEGERYESDLVAQVKFRGKESFFLIHVEAQESSRKWFNRRMFTYFARFHEKFVLPIYPIVIFSYSKPKREAISQYVVDFPDLKVLEFNYQVVQLNRLNWRDFLNQPNPVASALMAKMNIAEKERAKVKAECLRLLITLRLDAARMQLISGFIDTYLNLNPVEEIQFQQEISTFSQPVQEGVMQITTSWMRQGIELGIEQGIERGIEQGIEQGIEQGIEQGIEQGIEREKTLILRQIKRKLGEINPSLETKIMQLSIDDVEVLGEALFDFSTVEDLINWLNTLITL
- a CDS encoding Rpn family recombination-promoting nuclease/putative transposase, which produces MNPTTANYDEPWKEALSEYFEAFLYFFFPEVHQLIDWTKIPESLEKELKRITASAKTKKRFADKLYKVWLLRGEEVWILIHIEIQSQYEENFPQRMYIYNYRAFDLYQKPVISLAILGDERVNWRPDSYNYTIAGCEVSLKFPTVKLLDYEESWSELEASSNPFAIIVMAHLKTKATTGKLPQREQWKWKLIRGLYEKEFEREQIIKLFEIIDNMMTLSPELQSSLESKIKQFEEERTMPLMSNMELRGIERGKEIGKEIGKEIGELRGIERGKEIGKEIGKEIGALQKSRDAIKTVLTVRFGQISSEIEEIIGKMTNPTILEELLKLAATANSLAEFKQSLAKINI